Proteins from a single region of Flavobacterium sp. K5-23:
- a CDS encoding amino acid permease, translated as MTFSSLFRKKTVQDILKQVEKNEADGHNALGRHLTARDLTAFGIAAIVGAGIFSTIGKASSDGGPAVIFLFLFTALACSFAAFAYAEFASMVPVSGSAYTYSYVAFGELMAWIIGWALIMEYAIGNITVAISWSDYFTGLLESGGLHLPQWVQMDYLSASNGFKDATALMQSGKSFENLAEPLKAAYTAWTTSPTIGSFHLVADLPALFIIILITALVYRGMKESRNASNVMVVVKLCIILLVIAVGAFYVDTENWTPFAPNGVSGILKGVSAVFFAYIGFDAISTTAEECKDPQRDLPRGMMWAIIICTILYIVIALVLTGMVNYSELNVGDPLAFVFHKLNLKWMSGIIAVSAVIAMASVLLVFQMGQPRIWMSMSRDGLLPKKFSRVHPKYKTPSYATVVTGFVVSVPALFLNLTMVTDLCSIGTLFAFVLVCAGVLVLQNKKDIPRGKFKTPYMNSKYVIPFMLAAGLFYAFNYNNKATMGFITNETKTVNATDIITSLNKEESKKVYEYLLSIDTKKNTAETQDLESMLMQYQQDDTKYAEVVAGLPIGDELKFESGFDLFKHKIPMWIFLISLIGLTVWSFKENLSLIPLLGLVSCLYMMAELSVWNWIYFSIWLLIGLSIYFGFSRKNSKLSHM; from the coding sequence ATGACATTTTCAAGTTTATTTAGAAAAAAGACAGTACAAGATATTTTAAAACAGGTTGAAAAAAATGAAGCTGACGGGCATAATGCTTTAGGAAGACATTTAACTGCGAGAGATTTAACTGCTTTTGGTATTGCTGCAATTGTAGGTGCCGGTATTTTTAGTACGATAGGGAAAGCCAGTTCTGATGGTGGACCTGCAGTGATTTTTCTGTTTTTATTTACGGCTTTAGCTTGTAGTTTTGCTGCTTTTGCTTACGCAGAATTTGCTTCTATGGTTCCCGTTTCCGGTAGTGCTTATACTTATTCTTATGTTGCTTTTGGGGAACTGATGGCTTGGATCATTGGTTGGGCCTTAATTATGGAGTATGCCATAGGTAATATAACCGTCGCCATTTCCTGGAGTGATTATTTTACGGGATTACTCGAAAGTGGCGGTCTGCATTTACCGCAATGGGTTCAAATGGATTATTTGTCAGCATCAAACGGGTTTAAAGACGCTACAGCTTTAATGCAAAGCGGAAAATCTTTTGAAAATTTAGCCGAACCATTAAAAGCTGCCTATACCGCTTGGACAACTTCACCAACGATAGGTTCCTTTCATCTAGTGGCCGATTTGCCAGCTTTGTTTATCATTATTTTGATTACGGCATTGGTATATCGTGGGATGAAAGAATCTCGTAATGCGAGTAATGTTATGGTTGTCGTTAAATTATGTATTATCCTTTTAGTAATAGCAGTGGGTGCATTTTATGTAGATACTGAAAATTGGACACCATTCGCGCCTAACGGTGTGAGCGGAATATTGAAAGGAGTTTCAGCGGTTTTCTTTGCTTATATAGGTTTTGATGCTATTTCGACAACTGCCGAAGAGTGTAAAGATCCACAACGTGATTTACCTCGAGGAATGATGTGGGCCATTATTATATGTACCATTTTATATATTGTAATTGCCTTGGTTTTAACCGGAATGGTGAATTATAGCGAATTGAATGTGGGTGATCCATTGGCTTTTGTATTTCATAAACTGAATTTAAAATGGATGTCGGGGATTATTGCGGTGAGTGCCGTAATTGCAATGGCGAGTGTTTTATTGGTTTTCCAAATGGGACAACCTCGTATCTGGATGAGTATGAGTCGTGATGGTTTGTTGCCAAAGAAATTCTCAAGAGTACACCCAAAATATAAAACACCTTCATACGCTACAGTAGTTACCGGATTTGTGGTTTCAGTTCCTGCTTTGTTTTTGAACCTGACTATGGTAACTGATTTGTGTAGTATAGGAACATTATTCGCTTTCGTATTAGTTTGTGCGGGTGTATTAGTGTTGCAAAACAAGAAAGATATTCCAAGAGGGAAATTCAAAACGCCTTATATGAATTCAAAATATGTAATTCCTTTTATGCTGGCTGCAGGATTATTCTATGCTTTTAATTACAACAATAAGGCTACGATGGGTTTCATTACTAATGAAACAAAAACTGTTAACGCAACGGATATCATCACTTCTTTAAACAAAGAAGAATCTAAAAAAGTATATGAATATTTATTGAGTATCGATACTAAAAAGAACACTGCCGAAACTCAGGATTTAGAATCTATGTTAATGCAATACCAACAAGACGATACTAAATACGCAGAAGTAGTTGCAGGATTACCTATAGGTGATGAACTGAAGTTTGAAAGTGGTTTCGATTTGTTCAAACACAAAATACCAATGTGGATTTTCTTAATCTCATTAATAGGATTGACAGTGTGGTCATTCAAGGAAAATTTATCTTTAATTCCTTTGTTGGGATTAGTAAGTTGCTTGTATATGATGGCGGAATTAAGCGTTTGGAACTGGATTTATTTTTCCATCTGGTTGCTTATCGGGCTTTCAATTTACTTTGGCTTCAGCCGAAAAAACAGCAAGCTGAGTCATATGTAG
- a CDS encoding MFS transporter has translation MKIDNRPWYWIPVLNFASGLPYAIIISVSVIMYKNLGISNEDIGIYTSLLYLPWVIKPLWSPFIDLYSTKRKWFLFMQLLIAIAFVIVGLTIPMNHFFVISLAVFWVAAFASASNDVASDGFYMLALEKDQQSFFLGIRSTFYRLSMLTGNGLIVVIGGYLEQRFGDKQQAWSYTMIIVGLLMAVLTVYNYFSTPKIETTTQSKEKALESKVSFGSVFSSFFQKKQIGLVLTFILLFRLGESQLLKMLTPFLIDEKSVGGMGLTTQDVGIIYGTFGVISLTLGGILGGIAISRDGLRKWMLPMILMMHLPIIGFILLSHFHPESVYYVYATVIAEQFGYGFGFAAFMMFLIYVAEGESKTSHYSLATGFMALGMMLPGMLSGFIQEYLGYANFFIWVFIATIPGLILSRYLIYPDNFGKKTEEK, from the coding sequence ATGAAAATAGACAATAGACCTTGGTATTGGATACCTGTATTAAACTTTGCCTCGGGATTGCCTTATGCAATTATTATTTCGGTTTCAGTTATTATGTATAAAAACCTAGGTATCAGCAATGAAGATATCGGGATATATACGAGTTTGCTTTACCTTCCGTGGGTTATAAAACCTTTATGGAGTCCTTTTATAGACTTGTATTCCACTAAAAGGAAATGGTTTCTATTCATGCAATTATTAATCGCTATTGCTTTTGTAATAGTAGGATTAACCATTCCCATGAATCACTTCTTTGTAATCAGTTTGGCAGTTTTTTGGGTTGCGGCTTTTGCATCGGCTTCTAATGATGTAGCGAGTGATGGGTTTTATATGCTAGCGCTAGAAAAAGACCAACAATCATTTTTCTTAGGAATCAGAAGTACTTTTTACCGCCTTTCAATGCTTACCGGAAATGGACTAATTGTAGTTATAGGAGGTTATCTCGAACAGCGTTTTGGAGACAAACAACAAGCTTGGTCATATACAATGATTATAGTAGGTTTGCTTATGGCGGTACTTACAGTCTATAATTATTTTTCTACACCAAAAATCGAAACTACAACTCAATCAAAAGAAAAGGCACTTGAATCAAAAGTAAGTTTTGGGTCTGTATTTTCTAGCTTCTTTCAAAAGAAACAAATTGGTCTGGTTTTGACTTTCATTTTATTATTCAGATTAGGAGAATCACAATTATTAAAAATGTTGACTCCCTTTTTAATAGATGAAAAAAGCGTTGGTGGAATGGGATTGACAACTCAGGATGTAGGAATCATTTACGGGACTTTTGGTGTTATATCATTGACTTTAGGTGGGATTTTAGGCGGAATTGCCATTTCTAGAGATGGTTTAAGAAAATGGATGCTTCCAATGATTTTAATGATGCACTTGCCTATTATTGGTTTCATATTACTTTCCCATTTTCATCCAGAATCGGTTTACTATGTTTATGCTACTGTTATTGCAGAGCAATTTGGTTATGGCTTTGGTTTTGCAGCCTTTATGATGTTTTTAATTTATGTAGCCGAAGGCGAATCAAAAACCTCTCATTATTCACTTGCTACCGGATTTATGGCTTTAGGAATGATGCTTCCTGGAATGTTAAGTGGATTTATTCAAGAATATTTAGGCTACGCCAATTTCTTTATTTGGGTTTTCATTGCGACTATTCCAGGCTTAATATTATCGCGTTATTTAATCTATCCGGATAATTTCGGGAAGAAAACGGAGGAAAAATAA
- a CDS encoding ACT domain-containing protein, producing the protein MNGEKNLELLLKTMNPKLNIGKYVFCKVENLEKITLNDIVMTFKEEEGITVIAEKEIAEKLNLDYSYVASWITLTIHSSLEAVGLTAAFSKALSENGISCNVVAAFYHDHIFVDIKDTEKAMEVLNDFSK; encoded by the coding sequence ATGAACGGAGAAAAGAATTTAGAATTACTTTTAAAAACGATGAACCCAAAACTGAATATCGGTAAATATGTGTTTTGTAAAGTTGAGAATTTAGAAAAAATCACTTTGAATGACATTGTAATGACTTTCAAAGAGGAAGAAGGGATTACGGTTATTGCGGAAAAAGAAATTGCAGAAAAACTAAATTTAGACTATTCTTATGTTGCTTCTTGGATTACATTAACAATTCATTCTTCATTAGAGGCAGTAGGACTTACGGCAGCATTTTCAAAAGCATTGTCAGAAAATGGTATTAGTTGTAATGTTGTTGCCGCTTTTTATCACGATCATATTTTTGTTGACATAAAAGATACTGAAAAAGCAATGGAAGTTCTAAATGATTTTTCGAAATAA
- a CDS encoding glycoside hydrolase family 10 protein — MTKNSTSFFLLSLFLLSFWNGFSQDTIMNPKNEFRAVWIATVVNIDWPKSGVDPIEKQKADFIEILDTYKKLNYNAVIVQIRSVGDAFYPSKLAPWSRYLTGKEGKAPANNFDPLQWMITESHNRGFEFHAWLNPFRATFDLKTETLSPDHDVNKHPEWMIKYGGKYYYNPALPEVQTHLVAVVEEVVKNYDIDAIHFDDYFYPYKITGEEFNDTASFKKYGNGMSLEDWRRLNVNNYVKYTSYAIKNVKPWVQFGISPFGVWRNKSVDPRGSDTQSGQTNYDDLFADPLAWMEHSWIDYLLPQLYWSMDHRTASYTKLLKWWANNSKNTAIYIGNSSYKINADSDKRWNDPTEIPNQIDITRSYKNISGNAYFSAKSFVNKNNSVTKLLIENQYKYPALPLPVPNSKKTITDIPTVCNYSSDSTCSTFTLNYPQNTMVRYVMVYNAKTALKIDVNNASQIIDKIAFHEKKDTINIVIQKNKTDENSAYAVSFIDFYGNESAPTLLNTTTEIKIIQSPKKNENRQ, encoded by the coding sequence ATGACTAAAAACAGCACCTCATTTTTCTTGCTTTCTTTATTTCTATTATCGTTTTGGAATGGTTTTTCCCAAGATACCATTATGAATCCTAAAAACGAGTTTAGAGCAGTTTGGATTGCCACAGTGGTAAATATTGACTGGCCAAAAAGTGGTGTTGATCCTATCGAAAAGCAAAAAGCCGATTTCATAGAGATATTAGATACTTATAAAAAACTGAACTACAATGCAGTAATCGTACAGATTCGTAGTGTAGGAGATGCTTTTTACCCTTCAAAACTAGCTCCTTGGTCCCGTTACTTAACTGGAAAAGAAGGTAAAGCTCCCGCTAATAATTTCGATCCTTTGCAATGGATGATTACGGAATCACATAATCGCGGATTTGAATTTCACGCTTGGTTGAATCCTTTTCGTGCCACATTCGACTTAAAAACAGAAACCTTAAGTCCAGACCACGATGTAAACAAACATCCCGAATGGATGATTAAATATGGTGGAAAATACTACTACAACCCTGCTTTACCAGAGGTTCAAACTCATTTAGTTGCCGTTGTTGAAGAAGTAGTTAAAAATTATGATATCGATGCCATTCATTTTGACGATTACTTTTATCCTTATAAAATTACTGGTGAAGAATTTAATGACACCGCCTCATTTAAAAAATATGGTAATGGTATGAGTTTAGAAGACTGGAGACGATTGAATGTAAACAACTATGTAAAATACACTTCTTACGCTATCAAAAATGTAAAACCTTGGGTACAATTTGGTATCAGTCCGTTTGGGGTTTGGAGAAACAAATCAGTAGATCCAAGGGGTTCAGACACGCAATCAGGACAAACAAATTATGATGATTTATTTGCAGATCCTTTAGCATGGATGGAACACAGCTGGATTGATTACTTGCTTCCACAATTGTACTGGAGTATGGATCATCGTACTGCTTCATATACTAAATTATTGAAATGGTGGGCCAATAACTCTAAGAATACAGCCATCTACATAGGAAACAGTAGTTATAAAATAAATGCTGATTCCGATAAAAGATGGAACGACCCAACCGAAATACCAAATCAGATTGACATAACAAGAAGTTACAAAAACATTAGTGGAAACGCTTATTTTAGTGCCAAATCTTTTGTAAACAAAAACAATTCAGTAACTAAGTTACTAATTGAAAATCAATACAAATATCCAGCATTGCCACTTCCTGTGCCTAATTCGAAAAAAACCATTACTGATATCCCAACAGTATGTAATTATTCATCAGACAGTACTTGTTCTACATTTACGCTAAACTATCCACAGAATACTATGGTACGTTACGTGATGGTTTACAATGCTAAAACAGCTTTGAAAATTGACGTTAATAATGCGAGTCAGATTATTGATAAAATTGCATTCCATGAAAAAAAGGACACTATAAACATAGTCATTCAAAAAAATAAAACGGATGAAAATAGTGCTTATGCGGTTTCTTTTATCGATTTTTATGGTAATGAAAGTGCACCTACATTATTAAATACGACTACTGAAATTAAAATAATTCAAAGCCCTAAAAAGAATGAAAATAGACAATAG
- a CDS encoding FAD-binding and (Fe-S)-binding domain-containing protein: MSISSQLNQLASSLEGTLLYDELHKTLYATDASAYRIMPQAVAIPKTVDDIVKLMLFARENNISLTPRTAGTSLAGQTVGDGIVVDVSKHFTNIVSFDKDKKTITVQPGVIRDVLNLYLKPHGLFFGPNTSTSSRCMIGGMVGNNSSGTTSIRYGVTRDKIVEIKAVLSDGSQVVFGELTSAQFIEKTKGNSLENDIYRKLFEELSVAATQEEIKNEFPKPEIHRRNTGYAVDILLKSDLFSGTEPTINVGKLLCGSEGTLAFTTEVTLKVDVLPPSNNVMVVAHFHSIQESLEAVVTAMKHHLYTCEMMDDTILNCTKNNREQAKNRFFIQGDPKAVIMLEVASYESMEDAEMQANALIADLEKYNFGYALPKIYGTDIDKINELRKAGLGLLGSIVGDEKAADSIEDTAVELSDLPSYIAEFSAMMERHGQEAIYYAHAGAGEIHLRPVLNLKTKEGVHQFRNIATEVAVLVKKYRGSLSGEHGDGIVRGEFLPFMIGEKNYELLKRIKLAFDPYSVLNMGKIVNALKMDENLRFEPGREEPDIETIQDFTDSMGILRLAEKCNGSGDCRKPPSAGGTMCPSYRATRNEKDTTRARANALREYLTHSEKDNKFNHKELYEVFELCVSCKACASECPSNVDVSALKSEFLYQYQKANGFSIRNKIFAHNAKLNKLGSLLPGATNFILNQSLVKKSMGIASKREVPLLAPKSFRKWYEKNKSKTGQTSFVNGKVYLFCDEFTNYYDVSVGIDAFELLSKLGYEVVMVNHEESGRAFISKGFLEEAKAVANKNVAVFAPIVSDDCPLIGIEPSAILTFRDEYLRLADDKESATTLSKNVFTIEEFFKNEIASNRIHSEQFSTEDRQIKIHGHCHQKSLSSIEATFAMLNLPKNNKVTIYNSGCCGMAGSFGYEQEHYDISMQMGEDTLFPKIRSTDTIVEIAAAGTSCRHQIFDGTKRKAQHPVTILKNCLK, translated from the coding sequence ATGTCGATATCTTCCCAATTAAATCAATTAGCATCGTCTTTAGAAGGTACCCTTTTATATGATGAATTGCATAAAACACTTTATGCAACAGATGCTTCTGCTTACCGAATTATGCCTCAGGCGGTAGCTATACCTAAAACCGTTGATGATATTGTAAAACTAATGCTTTTTGCTCGTGAAAATAATATCTCTCTAACTCCTAGAACGGCGGGAACTTCCTTAGCGGGGCAAACTGTTGGTGACGGAATTGTGGTAGATGTTTCAAAGCATTTTACGAACATTGTCTCTTTCGATAAAGATAAGAAAACGATAACGGTTCAGCCTGGAGTTATCCGGGATGTGCTGAATTTATATTTAAAACCACACGGATTATTTTTTGGTCCTAATACTTCCACTTCAAGTCGTTGTATGATAGGCGGGATGGTAGGGAATAATTCTTCGGGGACGACATCGATTCGGTATGGCGTTACCCGAGACAAAATTGTAGAAATTAAAGCAGTTTTGAGTGATGGTTCCCAAGTGGTTTTTGGCGAATTAACCTCGGCTCAATTTATTGAAAAGACTAAAGGAAACAGTTTAGAAAACGACATTTACAGAAAGTTATTCGAAGAATTATCAGTTGCCGCAACACAAGAAGAGATAAAAAACGAGTTTCCAAAACCCGAAATTCACCGTCGCAATACGGGTTATGCGGTGGATATTTTATTGAAGTCGGATTTGTTTTCGGGAACTGAGCCAACAATAAACGTTGGGAAATTACTTTGCGGAAGCGAAGGAACTTTGGCATTTACTACTGAGGTTACTTTGAAAGTGGATGTTTTGCCTCCTTCGAATAATGTAATGGTTGTCGCCCATTTTCATTCCATTCAGGAAAGTCTGGAAGCGGTTGTGACAGCTATGAAACATCATTTGTACACTTGTGAAATGATGGATGATACTATTTTGAACTGTACCAAAAACAACAGAGAACAGGCCAAAAACCGTTTTTTTATTCAAGGCGATCCTAAGGCAGTGATTATGCTTGAAGTGGCTTCTTACGAAAGTATGGAAGATGCCGAAATGCAAGCGAATGCTTTGATAGCTGATCTTGAGAAGTATAATTTTGGCTATGCTTTGCCTAAGATTTATGGAACCGATATTGATAAAATAAACGAGTTGCGTAAAGCAGGTCTTGGACTTTTAGGTAGTATTGTTGGCGATGAAAAAGCAGCTGATTCTATTGAGGATACAGCAGTTGAACTAAGTGATTTACCGAGTTATATTGCCGAATTTTCGGCTATGATGGAACGTCACGGTCAGGAAGCAATATACTATGCGCATGCCGGAGCGGGTGAGATCCATTTGCGTCCTGTGTTAAATTTAAAAACAAAAGAAGGCGTTCATCAGTTTAGAAACATCGCTACTGAAGTGGCTGTTCTAGTAAAAAAATATAGAGGTTCGTTAAGTGGAGAACACGGTGACGGAATCGTGAGAGGGGAATTTCTTCCTTTTATGATAGGCGAGAAAAACTATGAGTTGTTAAAGCGCATTAAATTAGCTTTCGATCCTTATTCGGTTTTGAATATGGGGAAGATTGTGAATGCTTTAAAAATGGATGAAAATCTACGCTTTGAACCCGGTAGAGAAGAACCAGATATTGAAACGATTCAGGATTTCACTGATAGTATGGGAATTTTGCGTTTGGCCGAGAAATGCAATGGCTCGGGAGATTGTAGAAAACCACCTTCGGCTGGAGGAACGATGTGTCCGAGCTATCGTGCCACCCGAAATGAAAAAGACACGACTCGTGCCCGCGCCAATGCCTTAAGAGAGTATCTAACCCATTCTGAAAAAGACAATAAATTCAACCATAAAGAGCTTTATGAAGTTTTCGAATTGTGTGTGAGTTGTAAAGCTTGCGCCAGTGAATGCCCTAGTAATGTAGATGTATCGGCCTTGAAATCGGAGTTTTTATATCAGTACCAAAAAGCAAACGGTTTTTCTATTCGAAATAAAATCTTTGCACATAATGCTAAATTGAATAAACTAGGTAGTCTTTTGCCTGGAGCGACAAATTTCATACTCAACCAATCCTTGGTGAAAAAGAGTATGGGAATTGCTTCCAAAAGGGAAGTTCCTTTATTGGCACCCAAATCATTCCGAAAATGGTATGAAAAGAACAAATCTAAAACGGGACAAACGAGTTTTGTAAACGGAAAAGTGTATCTTTTTTGTGATGAATTCACGAATTACTATGATGTTTCGGTGGGGATTGATGCATTCGAATTATTATCGAAATTAGGATATGAGGTTGTAATGGTTAATCACGAAGAAAGCGGAAGAGCGTTTATATCCAAAGGTTTTCTGGAAGAAGCTAAGGCTGTGGCCAATAAAAACGTGGCGGTTTTTGCTCCAATAGTTTCTGATGATTGTCCGTTGATAGGTATTGAGCCATCAGCTATCTTGACTTTCAGGGACGAATATTTGCGACTGGCAGATGATAAAGAAAGTGCAACAACCTTGTCTAAAAACGTATTTACTATTGAAGAGTTTTTTAAAAATGAAATAGCATCAAATAGAATCCACTCCGAACAGTTTTCAACTGAAGACAGACAAATAAAAATCCACGGACATTGCCATCAAAAATCATTGAGTTCGATTGAAGCTACTTTTGCAATGCTGAATTTACCCAAAAACAACAAAGTGACCATTTATAATTCGGGTTGCTGTGGTATGGCAGGTTCTTTTGGTTATGAGCAAGAGCATTATGATATTAGTATGCAAATGGGGGAAGACACTTTGTTTCCAAAAATTCGTTCTACTGATACTATTGTGGAGATAGCGGCTGCAGGTACCAGTTGTCGCCATCAAATATTTGACGGAACCAAAAGAAAAGCGCAACATCCTGTAACAATATTAAAAAATTGTTTGAAATAG
- a CDS encoding SIMPL domain-containing protein (The SIMPL domain is named for its presence in mouse protein SIMPL (signalling molecule that associates with mouse pelle-like kinase). Bacterial member BP26, from Brucella, was shown to assemble into a channel-like structure, while YggE from E. coli has been associated with resistance to oxidative stress.), translating into MKKIVILSLILLSAKSFSQTKNFIDLPYIETSAKVDTLVVPDKIYLNIMITEKDTKGKISVEEQEKKMNDKLKSLGIATEKQLTLNDLSSNYKKYFLKQQDIQKSKNYTLIVYNAKVAGKVIIGLEEIEVSNVTLEKTEYSKATEMILTLKSKAILKAKNQAIAMTKPINQKVGNAIYISDYNNISNMLSGRAAGLQIRGMAPLKDKDNFEPIDIEFEKIKIETEVKVTFKLE; encoded by the coding sequence ATGAAAAAAATTGTAATATTAAGTCTGATTTTATTGTCAGCTAAAAGTTTCTCACAAACAAAAAATTTTATCGATTTACCATATATTGAAACTTCAGCTAAAGTTGATACTTTAGTAGTTCCAGATAAAATTTATCTGAATATTATGATTACGGAAAAGGACACAAAAGGCAAAATATCTGTTGAAGAACAGGAGAAAAAAATGAATGATAAATTAAAATCTCTCGGAATTGCAACGGAAAAACAATTGACTTTAAACGACTTATCTAGTAATTATAAAAAATACTTTTTAAAACAACAAGACATTCAAAAAAGCAAAAACTATACTTTAATAGTTTATAATGCGAAAGTTGCGGGAAAAGTAATAATCGGTTTAGAAGAAATTGAAGTATCAAATGTTACATTAGAAAAAACAGAATACTCAAAAGCTACAGAGATGATTTTGACTTTAAAAAGCAAAGCAATACTGAAAGCAAAAAATCAAGCAATTGCGATGACTAAACCAATAAATCAAAAAGTTGGAAATGCAATTTATATTTCAGATTATAATAATATTTCAAATATGTTAAGTGGAAGAGCAGCAGGACTTCAAATTCGTGGAATGGCACCCTTAAAAGATAAAGACAACTTTGAACCAATTGACATTGAGTTCGAAAAAATAAAAATTGAAACCGAAGTTAAAGTGACATTTAAACTGGAATAA